Proteins encoded by one window of Candidatus Sumerlaea chitinivorans:
- a CDS encoding Replicative DNA helicase (DnaB) → MAVDLTTVVDELKDRKLLATVGGPAYLAALPMQVFSPANVEYYARIVHEKYQLRELVRVAEQIQEHVLQKDEDVQAVIELAENNLYAISQERRVRDFVDVGSLISEVVDEIEARSRQSHEITGVETGYPDLDAMTGGLQRSDLIILAARPAMGKTAFALNIVVRVGTGLRGKRIESELQRPVGVFSLEMSYQQVTQRLLATLAEVSMFRMRNGRLSKREKEKIHNAAKILATAPIHIDDTPNISIAELRSKARRLKSREPNLSLLVVDYLQLMHSGGRIENRQQEVAEITRSLKALARELDLPIIALSQLSRQIEQRRGKKQARPMLSDLRESGAIEQDADIVMFIHREMGKTEREEEDGAENMGQEATLIIGKHRNGPTGDIRLVFFKDIATFQSLSRDLPPDDVGY, encoded by the coding sequence ATGGCTGTGGATCTCACGACGGTCGTGGATGAGCTTAAGGACCGTAAGCTTCTCGCCACGGTTGGTGGGCCTGCCTACCTTGCCGCATTGCCTATGCAGGTTTTTAGCCCCGCAAACGTCGAGTACTACGCCCGAATCGTCCATGAAAAGTATCAGCTACGCGAGCTGGTCCGTGTTGCGGAGCAAATTCAGGAACACGTGCTTCAGAAGGACGAGGACGTCCAAGCGGTCATCGAACTCGCGGAAAACAATCTCTATGCGATTAGCCAAGAGCGCCGAGTCCGGGATTTTGTGGATGTGGGCTCGCTGATCAGTGAGGTCGTAGACGAAATCGAGGCGCGCTCGCGTCAGTCCCACGAGATCACTGGGGTGGAAACCGGCTACCCCGACCTCGATGCCATGACCGGCGGGCTCCAACGCAGTGATCTCATTATTTTGGCGGCCCGTCCAGCAATGGGAAAAACGGCTTTTGCTCTGAACATTGTGGTCCGCGTTGGAACTGGATTGCGTGGAAAGAGAATTGAGTCAGAGCTTCAACGCCCCGTGGGGGTCTTCTCACTTGAGATGAGCTATCAGCAAGTGACCCAACGGTTGCTGGCGACGCTCGCAGAGGTCTCGATGTTTCGCATGCGAAACGGTCGCTTGTCCAAACGCGAGAAAGAGAAGATTCACAATGCAGCGAAAATTCTTGCGACCGCCCCCATCCACATTGACGACACGCCAAACATCTCCATTGCAGAATTGCGCTCAAAAGCCAGACGGCTGAAGAGCCGGGAGCCTAATCTTTCGCTGCTTGTGGTCGACTACCTCCAATTGATGCACAGCGGTGGAAGAATTGAGAACCGGCAGCAAGAGGTGGCGGAAATCACCCGTTCCCTAAAGGCATTAGCGCGCGAGCTTGACCTTCCGATCATTGCTTTGAGCCAGCTAAGTCGCCAAATCGAGCAACGGCGCGGCAAAAAGCAGGCTCGTCCCATGTTGAGCGATCTCCGTGAGAGCGGAGCCATTGAACAGGACGCGGATATCGTAATGTTTATCCACCGCGAGATGGGTAAGACCGAGCGTGAGGAGGAAGATGGAGCCGAAAACATGGGCCAGGAAGCGACCCTCATTATTGGGAAACACCGCAATGGCCCCACTGGCGACATCAGGTTAGTGTTCTTCAAAGATATCGCAACATTCCAATCGTTGTCTCGCGATTTGCCACCCGACGATGTTGGGTATTGA